The genomic stretch AGTTAATGGAGAGATTAAGAGTCTGTTGTAGTTGAATGGTCAGGAGATAGTGGCCaattaatagtatttactaaTTATTATGTTTCCTAGAATAGCTGAAGTTTCTGAGTCTGTATAAAGACCAAGGATGTATTCTAATGAGATACAGAAGTTACAAAAGACTCGCTTTATTCTGTCATAAATAACTAAGTATAATGTGAGAAAATCAAATATTGATAATTGTCTGTCATTTCTGTGCCATTATGTTAATTAAGGATTAGGATGTCTAGTTCGAGGAATGGAAATATTTCCAACGTGGATGATAAGGTTAAGGAACAGATTATGGATGCACTACGAGTGAGAGACCAAGAAGAAAAAATTATCGGATTATGCGGGCCAGATAAAAGAGTTAGGGCTTCTGTAAAAACAATTATAAGAAGAGTTGAGAGAGATGGATTGTTCAAAAAGATTGTCAGAGCAACTGTGACTAAGAAACAAGACATTACAAATATCCAAATGCAAATTGGTGATGCAATAGGTCTCTATTTTGATGATATGACGGATCTAGCTGAATCAACTTGTTTCATGTTTTTCAGTAGTAGTAAAAATACGAGAACTACAGAAAGAGCTAATCTTCTATGTGCTACGATGAAGGACCTGCATACAATCCTAGTTGTACTGTATGATCTTCATGGAAGACTCGATTTAGGTGAGATCGGTATCCCCTTTGGTGAAGATCATAATGGTTGCCAGATATTGCTGACATCTACAAGTTTGGAGGTTTTATCCAAAGAAATGAAGGTTCATAAATTGATACAATTATCATAGACATGACATGATGGCGAAGCAGAGATGATGAAAATCTGAAGTACAAAGATGGACATCATTTGAAAAACACCATGGTTGAGTTGAGAGATTCTTGACAAATGCTTTATAGTTTTTTTTGTCATATGCTTGTTGTGTTTGTAATCTAAGATATGACCAGTTCTGTTTGTAGGAACTGCCTTGATGTTACTATCACCATATAATATTGGCAGTCGACCATATAATAATGTGTAAGTCGAGATTGCCTTATGTGTTGTAAGACATAAGTGAGGGAATAGGTAAGAATGTGACTCCTAGTATTCTGACCAATGTTTTGATGAAAATGGTTATTTTCCTATTTTAAGACTATAGACTTTCATTGTGTTATGAGACAAACATCCTCTAAAATTTTAACACAAGAGGTAAGCATTTATATCACATTATTTAGATAATGGCAAATATTTAGGCACTCTACTATTTCAATGGGTCTTCAATACAGTGATCAACACACCCTATACCAATTTTAAAATGTCGTTTTCGTCCAAATTTTAAAATCCGAACATGTCTATCATACACTAAATCACTTCATCGGCATCTTATATCTTATATGTGTTTCCTTACAATGGATTGAGTTGGGATATCAAAATCCGAACAAACCCCTGAATAATGTTTCCACTCATTAATGTGTTTATTTAAGAACACACGAGTGTGTCTGAATTTTAATTTGGACTCACCAcattgagatttttttttttaaaaataaccataattttcaaaataaattccaaaataatcatattttcaaaaaaaaatatcTAAATAACCATATTTCAAAACACATCCAATTTCAAccaagaggaggcgccaatacCTATGACGTCTGCATTGCTTAAGCTATGCAGAGGTGTCAATGCCTCTGACGCATGCTTATTGCATGTGGTGTatgcgtcaattcatctggcgcatacacccttatatatatatatatatatatatatatatatatatatatatatatatatatatattaaataataaaactattgtaaaaaaaattattcatgGTATAATAAATGTTACATGATATTGACATAGAATCGTTttggagttcggtgcccatgtcattGTAGTTAGGTTGATGGGGTTGGGTGGATTgtggacggtatagttgcccgaattgggacattgaatcgttttggaaacgaaaCAATGGTTCTTGGAttgtactatagttaaacaatggttatgtgttttggtgatgggatgtttgagtggtcattggtggggggatacgatgaagtgacccatatgaatcataTGGGCTATAGACGATTGTGGTTGAagcgtatggttgttggtggatagggcttgattcttggttttgtggttgGGTGGGTGGCATGAATGAATTGCGAcgttgggtgtttggttgttgggaGGATGACATGAATGGGTTGCGAAGTTGGGTGTTTAgttgttgggtgtatgtggtaggttgatggtgtgaggttggttgttaggtttgggtggtttgacattggtgttAGACGAGGATgaagctagttggcgtggatcaatcaaatatcgtggctcagacacaaattgttgTGTTATcaccgacctaaaccatgccatatattgttgagttggtcttgcaccatggatgactggttTGTTTAggatgtgttgtcgtcgattcctccattgacgacatatctcttttgcaaagtctctccagtcggTATAATCTCATTGGgcatcaacccttttttgatgtcaattccccaaacacgtcggaggttctggaatctgttgttgcatgccgaactgcaaTTTTACCCCGTCACTCTAGTGCATTTCCACAGTAGTGAACCGGATAATCGGTGTCTTTGTTGTCCAAACTGTAGCATCATCATGGTTAACTTGATGATCAAGTCCCAAATATGACCTCTGGATAAACTGTACAACAATACAACacgattagatgataaataatttgataagtatttttaaattaaaatagagtTGTGTTAGAGTATTACATCGTCTGCTCCAATGTGGTCaaatagattgcgatagactactataacgtgtttcagacacctattgtagttcatcccccttactgaccacctagataaaaaaaattgaaaactATTAATTACAGTTATTTGTGATATAAAGtataattaattaaatggtaaAGTGTTAAACTTACTTTGTTACAAACGAGAACATGAATGACTTCTCGTTTACCGGGacgagtgacgacattcttgaccaacctcatgcttgtagAAAATACTCACATGAAAAAAATGTATGAGTAtttatttttggcatttttacacattgcactatatagatgggccaacacagttgaaccccaactatatgtgcttaccttattagtgttgcgtaacaacggtaaatacataatatttactgaattacctgtactttttggaaatagaaaattaccaaataaatcataatataacactgagctttaattattttttcgtACTCGATTGATTCTTCGGACAATATTAGACTCGCACAgtattgtttaagatattttaaatttataccttgtCCCCTAGCTTGACTGGATGACTCTCCCTCAGTTTGGTCGTCACACAAAGGGACACCCAATAATTCGTTGCAGATAGAGTTGTcctggttaactctaccattcacAACCTTACCATCTATACGGATACCCAATAACATGTATACGTCCTtaagtgtgacggtacactcaccaaaAGAAAGGTGAAATGTATGGGTAtcgggtctccatctctccaacaaagcaagaatgaATTTGTAGTCCATCGATTACGAGACTATGTTGAGGAGATTTCCAAATCtacatcctctaatatatggttctatcaaaggatcgtggggtacatattcatgtacacgacatcgaaAATGCTTTGGATCCTAATAACACATAAGTAAGAAATGCAATAAGAAGAAGTAATATATAATACAAACATAGATAAGAAAGATATACGAAATAAATATGAAATAAGTAAAAAGAGAgtgataacatacaaatgtcgatATATTCTTGAGTGTTCATCTGTGTTTATCACCCATAGTCAACAGAGACATAATGTTGCAGAGGTTGAGTGTTGCAAAGAAAGAATGTTGTAAAGAAAGAGCGTAGATGATTAGTGTTACAGATGATTTAATGTTGTGATTTGAAGCCTATTTATAGATGAAGGAGTCTTACTAGGTTTGAAACCTGCGCAACATGTGATTGGATGCATGCATGACAAAGTATAGAGTAGTCATAGCCTTAGGCGCATGCATGTGAATATTCAtatgcaaggaagaggcgcccaTGGTCTTGGTGTCGGCATGTGAATattcacatgcaaggaagaggcaCCCTGTTAGCTGGAGATTTCGACTATTAGGTTGAAGTTCTTTGAAAATATTATGTTTTGGAGAATAATATAAAAATGGCTTTGTGAAGCTATTTATTAAATCCTTTTCTTGGGAGAAAGGACCTTTTTGTCGAAGCTTAAGACTTAGAAGATTTTAGGATCTCCACAAGTTATCTTCGACATCGGGGTTTGGCAGATTCGAAGCTTCGAGCGAGAAAGATTTGAAATTCAAACGAAGTAGTTTCGTCAGGCAAACGCGTGGAAGCATTTGAGACACGCAGCGCTTGAAAACGTCGAACGTGGCAATCATCTGCGTAGAGACCGTTAGGGTCAAATTGTTATAAATAGGAGTCTTAGTTTTTAGATTTCGTGTGTTTAAACTGATatacaaaattcactaaaaatactcaaagtaccgaagcgagagaaacgagtctttgctgaaaatgtatgtatgaagaacaccatgattACATTTCATGTTATCTTTTTAATGCAAGTTACTTAAATTAAACAATTTACTGTCTTTATTTCTATTTAAGCCTTCTATCGAATTGCCTTTATCTTCAAAGTCTTTCATCATTGCTTTTACCTTTACATTTACATTTCGTCAAACCTTTATTTCCAGCACCTTTTCAAACTTAAAACCTTTTACTTCAAGTTATTTATCTTTACTTTTGCCAATTACCTTTGTTATCTTTAAAAAAACCTTTTTATAGAATTACTGCCATTTATCCTTTATCTTTAAAGTCATAAGCCTTTAGATTTCGTTTAGAGTGTATTGTCGAAACACCTTTTACTTTGTACCATTAACGCTAGATAAAGAACCCTAATTACCAttcataaaccagaaacaaacttaatcatgaatcaaatcaccataacactagttcttgagacacatgtcctaggatcaatctagtcgatctTGTAAGTTACCAAGATGAATAATATTGGAGGACTAGCGGTTGTTTGTCAGAAATTActggtaaacaaattggcacgcccagtgggaccgTGTCAAAAGAATTGTTAATTATAATAGTTTGCTTTACTTTTACAATACAAAATTGTTGTTATTCTTTTGAGTTAAAAAATCACAGTGTTGCATGAACCTTAGAAGTGGTAAGATAGCCAACAATTCGCAACCTATAACCAAAAGAAAATACACAAAAAAGATGGTTAATACAACCAGTCAAGGGGAACAATTTCCTCCTCAGGGAACAGGCACAGTCGGAACAAGTTCGATTGATGCATCCACTGAGATCCCTAGTACACAGGCCATACCAACATATGGATCCATGGCCTTAAATAATTCGACAACAATGCCTATTATGTCAAGCGTAACAGACGTTTCTGCAAGTTCAATCCCTGACCCGTTTTCGACAATTGTCGGAACCCAACCAACACCTACTACCCCTAGGCCACTGGGATTTGAGAATTTTAGGCCTTGGAGAGAATACCCATATGGAATGCCATCTACTTCCATGGCAGGACTTCAAAATAATACTTCCATATATACTCAACCCCATAATACGGTTGTTTCGCCAATTCAAAATTCTAGTTCTGGCATGAACTATGTAGGTCGAAATACCCAATCACAAGGATTATCCACCCTATTACCTACCCTTACAACGAATAACCAGGAAGCctttagacaacaaatggatgctagtaaccatgatatggtaggagttCTTGCCAGAGAAATGAATACCATTTTTTCTCCCCTAATACATAATGTAAATAGGACTAACAATGATAATGCCCAAACATACCAACAACTGTCAGCGCAGATGGGACGCATAGTAGATTTCCTAGGCGCCCCTCAGTCCTCTGTTCGACGCAGACCAAACCAAGTTATAATCTAGGAAGAAGAACCAACTATAAATCAGGTCTGACCACCTAGACAAGCGCCTGACGAAAGGGTCATGGGGGCAAGATTAGAACAACAACCAGTTCGACAAGAAGTCCCTGAAGAACAACCTAGGAGAGTAATGATGGTTAATAGAGACCAGGATGAAGACGAAGTAATTCATAGGGTTAGGCAAGAAAACATGATGGAAAATAACTTAACTACTATGATAAAGAGAATCATGGCCCAGAATGGTCTGAATACAGGACTTCGACAGCCAAATTATACCTCTCCCTTATCAGAATACATCCTACAAGCTGAATTACCAAGGGGTTGTAAAatccctaagttcaccaaattctcaggggacactagtgaaTCCACTATAGAACACATAGCAAGATACATGACTGAGGCAGGGGATTTGGCGAACAGTGAGAACCTAAGAATGAAATATTTCCCCAGTTCTTTAACGAAGAATGCCTTCACGTGGTTTACAACTTTGCCACCAAATTCCATAGATACTTGGCCTCATTTGGAGAGATTATTTCATAAACAATTCTACATGGGCCAAACTAAGATAAGTCATAAGGAATTATCCAGTATTAAAAGAAAATTCACTGAACCTATAGATGATTATCTGAATAGGTTCCGTTTGTTGAAATCTAGATGCTTTACAGTAGTGCCTGAACATGaattggtcgaaatggccgctggAGGGTTAGACTATTCCATTAGGAAAAAGTTAGATACCCAATATCTAAGAGATATAGCCCAATTAGCAGACAGGGTTCGACAGGTCGAACGTTTAAAAGCTGAAAAGGCCAGAGCGAATAAGAATTATAAGAAAGAAAGGGTTGCTTATGTCGAAGTCGAAGATGAGGAGTCTGAAATCTTTAATGACCCTTATGGTCTCGAGGAATTCGAAGTAGATTTGGCTGAATTAAAAGAAGCACCACCTTATGCTTGTAAATTACTTACACCTTCGAATGGCAGGAA from Lathyrus oleraceus cultivar Zhongwan6 chromosome 7, CAAS_Psat_ZW6_1.0, whole genome shotgun sequence encodes the following:
- the LOC127105624 gene encoding uncharacterized protein LOC127105624; the encoded protein is MDMRQPRRIRMSSSRNGNISNVDDKVKEQIMDALRVRDQEEKIIGLCGPDKRVRASVKTIIRRVERDGLFKKIVRATVTKKQDITNIQMQIGDAIGLYFDDMTDLAESTCFMFFSSSKNTRTTERANLLCATMKDLHTILVVLYDLHGRLDLGEIGIPFGEDHNGCQILLTSTSLEVLSKEMKVHKLIQLS
- the LOC127102330 gene encoding uncharacterized protein LOC127102330 — its product is MGARLEQQPVRQEVPEEQPRRVMMVNRDQDEDEVIHRVRQENMMENNLTTMIKRIMAQNGLNTGLRQPNYTSPLSEYILQAELPRGCKIPKFTKFSGDTSESTIEHIARYMTEAGDLANSENLRMKYFPSSLTKNAFTWFTTLPPNSIDTWPHLERLFHKQFYMGQTKISHKELSSIKRKFTEPIDDYLNRFRLLKSRCFTVVPEHELVEMAAGGLDYSIRKKLDTQYLRDIAQLADRVRQVERLKAEKARANKNYKKERVAYVEVEDEESEIFNDPYGLEEFEVDLAELKEAPPYACKLLTPSNGRNPVETENNDNFPKKTYTFDVTKCDEIFDLLVKDGQMIVPPNTKIPPLEQRKKRGFCKYHNFLGHKTSQCFLFRDLIQNAIKDGCLKFADRGRNQMKVDADPPSTLLTQIMLNLSKST